TAAAATATTTAGGTTTAGCAGAATCTCAAACTACGAAAAGTTGGGAAGAGGAGACTGAAAAATTTATAAAAAATGAGATTCAGCGTATTAAGATACATAAAAAAGCTCTAGAAGTGATTGATTGCTTAGGAGTAGAGCGGATTGTAGAAAAAACGTTAGTATAGGGGAGATTATTACATGGTTAAAATAGGGAATAGGGAAATTGATATTAATAATGAACCTTACATTGTGGCAGAGGTAGGTATTAATCATAACGGAGACTTAAATAAAGCATTTGAGATGATTAAAGTTGCTAAAAAATCAGGTGTTGATGCAGTTAAATTTCAAACATTCAAAGCTGAAGAATTTGTTAACGATAGTACACAAATGTTTTCATATAAATCACAAGGTCAAGAAATTACTGAACCTATGTTAGATATGTTTAAACGATATGAATTTACAAAAGAAGAGTGGCAATCGATAAAAAGTAAGTGTGATGAATTAGGCATCACATTTTTATCAACTCCACAAAATGAATCAGATTTAGAACTATTGATGCAAATCGGGATAGATGCAATAAAAGTTGGTTCGGATGATTTTACGAATTTACCTTTGTTGAAGAGTTACGCAAAAATAGGTTTACCATTAATTATTTCATGCGGAATGGCCGATATGGCAGAAGTATATGAGACGCTTAATACATTAGATGCGTTTAATGGGGAGTCTGTAATTTTACTATTGTGTACGTCTCAATATCCAACCCCAGTAGAGGATGTAAATTTAAACAAATTAAAAACTTTAGCATCTAGTTTTCCTAATATTACATTAGGCTTTTCTGACCATACACAAGGTTTTTTAGCTTCATCTTTAGCGATAACATACGGAGCTAGATTTTTTGAAAAACATTTCACATTAGATAATGATTTACCAGGCCCGGATCATTGGTTTTCTGAAAATCCGGCTAGTTTAGAAGAGTGGGTTAATGCGATTAGGATGTCTTATAAAATGTTAGGAGATTCAATTATTAGACCTACAAAAGCAGAAGAACAAATGAAAATAATTGCAAGGAGACATATAGTAGCCTTAAATGATATTAATGAAGGAGAAGAATTGAATTCTAGTAATTTAGTTTTGAGAAGAACTGGAGAACCAGGGTTAGTACCCAAGTTTTATGAAGAGATACAGGGTTCTAAGGCATTGAAAAATATAAGTAAAGGTGAAATGATTAGACTGGGGGATTTTTATGTTGGAAAGTAATGAATTCAGAAAAATGCTAAGCAAATCAATTAATTTTAAAGAAAATGATTTTCATCCGCTAGTATGGATTAATGGAGAGCCTGAAATCGGGGATAATGTATTTATAGGTTTTTTTTCTGAAATTAATGCAAAAGGTGCAAAGGTGATTATTGGTGATAATTGTGATATTGCCTCATTTGTTGCTATAAATTGTGCAGATTCACATAAAAAATGCATTGAAGTTTCAGATGAAATAGATAGAAAGAATATAATTTTGGAAAATAATGTGTTTGTAGGTTCCCATTCTGTAATTAAAGGTGGAGCTAACATCGGACATCATTCAGTAATCGCGGCTGGGACAATAGTTGAAGGTGTGGAGATTCCTCCATATTCTTTAATAATAGGGAATCCAATGGTTGTTAAAGAAGGTTACTACAAATAGTATTCAAGAATATAAAATGAGATTTAATTGAAAGAAGTGATTGGCATGATAGTCACAGCACATCAACCTGCTTATTTACCTTGGTTAGGGCTATTTCATAAAATTGCAATAAGTGATTACTACGTGTATTTAGACACAGTTCAATTTGAAAAAAATAGCTTTATAAATCGTAATAAATTGGTTAGCGATCAAGAAGCTATTTGGTTGACAGTCCCAGTTCATCATAAGGGACATTTTGAGACGTCAATTAGTGATATTCAGATTAATAATAATTTAAAATGGAAAAAGAAACATTGGCTATCGATTTATTATAATTATAAATCAAGTCGATACTTTGATAAGTACAGTCCATTTATAGAGGAAGTCTATTCAAGGGAATGGGATAGCTTAGCTGACTTAAATTATGAAATGATGAAATGGTATTTAAATGTTTTGCGTATCAATGTTCCAATTATTAGAGCTAGTGAACAATCTTTTATAGGACAAAAAAATGAACTATTGATTAATATTACAAAACAGTTAAATAGCGATATTTTTATTTTTGGAAGTTTAGGTGAAAATTACGCAGATAGAGAATTGTTCTATCAATCCGGTATATATCCATATTTTCAAAAATATAATCATCCAATTTATACGCAACAAAATCAGAATTTTTTACCCTATATGAGTGTTTTAGATTTATTATTTAATGAGGGACCAGATGCATTAAATATAATTCTAAAAGGCAATATTAGTAAAAATGAGTTATTGAAAAAAAGGAGTGATTGAAAATGGCATTTTCAAAAGAGTGGGAAGAAGTATATCAAAATCAAAATCATTTAAGTATTTGGCCTTGGTCGGATGTAGTAAGTTATGTAAAGCGACATACTAACGCATCTGGAAGTGATTTTAAAGTATTGGAATTAGGTTGTGGAGCAGGTGCAAATATACCTTTTTTTAAGAGCTTAAATGTTGAATATCATGCGATTGATGGAAGTCCTTCAATAGTAGAAAAGTTACATACACAATTTCCAGAGTATAAAAATAATATTCAAATAGGAGATTTTACGAAACTTGATTTTGGAAAAAATAAGTATGATTTAATATTAGATAGAGCTTCAATTACACATAATACTACCCGCGCGATTAATGAATGTTTAGCGAACGTATATAAGGCTTTGAAAAATAAGGGTACTTATATAGGAATAGATTGGTTTTCGTCAGCACATTCGGATTTCAATAAAGGTTCGCTATTAGAAAATGATTTATATACAAAAACAGGATTTACAGAAGGACAGTTTTCTGGTTTAGGAAATGTACATTTCTCTGATAAAGATCACTTAATGAAACTATTTTCAGCTTTTGAAATAAAAGTATTGGAGCATAAAGTAAGTAATTTTGAATTACCTAAACAGCATCAGTTTGCGTCGTGGAACATAGTTGCAACTAAAGTAGAGAATAGTCTATTAGGAGAGATTTTAGTATGACATTTTCAAAAGAATGGGAAGAAATTTATAAAAGTCAATCACATTTAAGTGTCTGGCCTTGGTCTGACGTAGTAAGTTATGTAAAACGATATACAAATGCCAAAGGTAGTAACTTTAAAGTATTGGAATTAGGTTGTGGAGCAGGAGCGAATATACCGTTCTTTGAGAGTTTAGGTGTAGAGTATCATGCGATTGAAGGAAGTCCTTCAATTGTAGAAAGGTTACATAAACAATTTCCTAAATATACTCAAAATATTCAGGTAGGGGACTTCACAAAATTAAATCTTGGAGAAAATTATTATGATTTGATTCTAGATAGAGCCTCATTGACGTGTAATGACTCGGAAGCAATTAATGCAACTTTAAAAAATATATATCGTGCATTAAAACAAGATGGAGTACTGATAGGGATAGACTGGTTTTCTACTTTACACTCGTCATATGCGGAAGGTGAATTTCAAAAAGATGATATATATACAAAGTTTAATATATCAACAGGACATTTGTCAGGTTTAGGAATTATTCATTTTACGGATAAAAATCATTTAATGGATTTATTAGAATATTTTAAAATAGAAGTATTAGAACATAAAATCAATGAAATGAATATACCTACTACTGAAAAAATAGCAATGTGGAATTTTGTAGCTAAAAAATAAAGGTTGCGGGAGTTGGTTAAGTTGAGAGACGCAGTTATAGTAGGTGGAGGGATTGTAGGAATCCTTGCAGCAATTCAGCTTAGACTAAAAGGGGTAAAAGTCACACTTATAGAAAAAGATTCAGAATGTGGAGGGCTCTTAAAGTCAGTACAAAATAATTCTGGAATTTACTTTGATTATGGGACACACATTCCAAGTGAAACCTCCAATGATGAATTAGATTCAATTTTATTTTCAGAGATGAATAATGATAAATGGAATTCTTTTTCAACAATCAAAGCAGGGAATTATTTCAATAAAAATTTATACGATAAAAGTCAATTCATATATCTACCCTCTTTAAAATCGAGTTCGTATGAAAATGGATTATTTCAACTACTAAATTCTAAGTTCAGTAGAAGAGATTTAGTTGAAAGTGATAATTTATTGGAATATTACAATAAATTATATGGTAGTATTTTTACTGAAGATATTTTTAGACCAATATTAAAGAAGTTTTTAGGTACAGACATGGAGTACTTACATTCATCTGCAGCCTCAGTTTTTAGCTTAACAAGGTTAATTCCAGGGAATGAATTTTTAACTAATAATCTGAAAAAAATTCCTTTATATGACGAAAAGCTGGCTTTTGTAAATTATCATGAGGGCGTTTCGAATCAAAAAAAATTCTATCCTATTAATGGATATGGAGTTCAACAATGGGTAATGGATATATTGCTAAAGGCTGAAACTCTAGGAGTTAAAATTTTAACAGAAACATTTATTACTTCAATTGATATAAAGGATAAGAGGATAGAAAGTTTGAAATTAAATACAGGTGAAATAATTAAGACTAATATCTTAGTTTGGACAGCAAATACATATTTGTTATCAAATTTAATAGGTTTAACAAATAACATGCAAAAACCAAAAATGAGAACAATGGTCTTATTTAATTTTGTATTTGACAAACATTTTTTAGTAGAGAATCATTACATAAATTGCTATGATTCTGATTTCAAAACATTCCGAGTCACATTATATCCTAATTTAAAATCGGGCCATTCCGAGAACACACCAATTAATTGTACAGTAGAAGTATTGATGAATAAAGGAGATTATTCAGATATAGAAAATGAAATATTCAACGAACTTGTAATTATGGGGATTATTAGTGACGATACTGAAGTCATTGATGTAGACAAAATAGAAATAAATGATGCGTTTCCAATAATTACACCTGAATACCATTATGGAATTAAGCTTAATAATGAAAATATAAGAGATTCAGTTAGGAATTTAGTAATG
The sequence above is a segment of the Solibacillus sp. FSL H8-0523 genome. Coding sequences within it:
- a CDS encoding acyltransferase gives rise to the protein MLESNEFRKMLSKSINFKENDFHPLVWINGEPEIGDNVFIGFFSEINAKGAKVIIGDNCDIASFVAINCADSHKKCIEVSDEIDRKNIILENNVFVGSHSVIKGGANIGHHSVIAAGTIVEGVEIPPYSLIIGNPMVVKEGYYK
- a CDS encoding class I SAM-dependent methyltransferase, producing MTFSKEWEEIYKSQSHLSVWPWSDVVSYVKRYTNAKGSNFKVLELGCGAGANIPFFESLGVEYHAIEGSPSIVERLHKQFPKYTQNIQVGDFTKLNLGENYYDLILDRASLTCNDSEAINATLKNIYRALKQDGVLIGIDWFSTLHSSYAEGEFQKDDIYTKFNISTGHLSGLGIIHFTDKNHLMDLLEYFKIEVLEHKINEMNIPTTEKIAMWNFVAKK
- a CDS encoding N-acetylneuraminate synthase family protein, giving the protein MVKIGNREIDINNEPYIVAEVGINHNGDLNKAFEMIKVAKKSGVDAVKFQTFKAEEFVNDSTQMFSYKSQGQEITEPMLDMFKRYEFTKEEWQSIKSKCDELGITFLSTPQNESDLELLMQIGIDAIKVGSDDFTNLPLLKSYAKIGLPLIISCGMADMAEVYETLNTLDAFNGESVILLLCTSQYPTPVEDVNLNKLKTLASSFPNITLGFSDHTQGFLASSLAITYGARFFEKHFTLDNDLPGPDHWFSENPASLEEWVNAIRMSYKMLGDSIIRPTKAEEQMKIIARRHIVALNDINEGEELNSSNLVLRRTGEPGLVPKFYEEIQGSKALKNISKGEMIRLGDFYVGK
- a CDS encoding FAD-dependent oxidoreductase, yielding MRDAVIVGGGIVGILAAIQLRLKGVKVTLIEKDSECGGLLKSVQNNSGIYFDYGTHIPSETSNDELDSILFSEMNNDKWNSFSTIKAGNYFNKNLYDKSQFIYLPSLKSSSYENGLFQLLNSKFSRRDLVESDNLLEYYNKLYGSIFTEDIFRPILKKFLGTDMEYLHSSAASVFSLTRLIPGNEFLTNNLKKIPLYDEKLAFVNYHEGVSNQKKFYPINGYGVQQWVMDILLKAETLGVKILTETFITSIDIKDKRIESLKLNTGEIIKTNILVWTANTYLLSNLIGLTNNMQKPKMRTMVLFNFVFDKHFLVENHYINCYDSDFKTFRVTLYPNLKSGHSENTPINCTVEVLMNKGDYSDIENEIFNELVIMGIISDDTEVIDVDKIEINDAFPIITPEYHYGIKLNNENIRDSVRNLVMAGKATGESFFLSDSLIDVFNKIRKLNF
- a CDS encoding class I SAM-dependent methyltransferase yields the protein MAFSKEWEEVYQNQNHLSIWPWSDVVSYVKRHTNASGSDFKVLELGCGAGANIPFFKSLNVEYHAIDGSPSIVEKLHTQFPEYKNNIQIGDFTKLDFGKNKYDLILDRASITHNTTRAINECLANVYKALKNKGTYIGIDWFSSAHSDFNKGSLLENDLYTKTGFTEGQFSGLGNVHFSDKDHLMKLFSAFEIKVLEHKVSNFELPKQHQFASWNIVATKVENSLLGEILV
- a CDS encoding WbqC family protein, which produces MIGMIVTAHQPAYLPWLGLFHKIAISDYYVYLDTVQFEKNSFINRNKLVSDQEAIWLTVPVHHKGHFETSISDIQINNNLKWKKKHWLSIYYNYKSSRYFDKYSPFIEEVYSREWDSLADLNYEMMKWYLNVLRINVPIIRASEQSFIGQKNELLINITKQLNSDIFIFGSLGENYADRELFYQSGIYPYFQKYNHPIYTQQNQNFLPYMSVLDLLFNEGPDALNIILKGNISKNELLKKRSD